The nucleotide sequence TTACCACAATGATACCCGTGACTGGACCGATGCATGGTTCGCTGACATGAAAGACGCCGGCGAAAAGCAGATTTTCGGATTCTTTGGCCCAGCTTGGTTGATCAACTACGTCATGGCTGGTAACAGCGGCGGTTCAGCACCTGGTGAAGGCACCTATGGTGACTGGGCAGTCTGTGAACCTCCTGTTGGCTTCTTCTGGGGTGGTACCTGGGTACTTGCAAACGACAAGAGCCCTGTCAAGGACGCCGTTGGGGAGATCATCGAGTGGATTACCCTCGACAGTTCCAACACCGGTCTGCAGTATTATTGGGCAAATGGTACCCTCAATGGTCCTGGTGGAACCAAGGACACTGTTGCTTCCGGTACCGTCATGAGCAAGAGTGACGGAACCTTGCCCTTCCTCGGTGGACAGGATATGTTCGACGTATTCGTTCCCGCTGGCAAGTTTGCTACCGGTAAGAACAAGACCCAGTATGATGAAACCATCAACATGTACTGGCGTGACCAGGTCCGCGAATACAGCAACGGCAACAAGAGCCGCAGCCAGGCAATCGCAGACTTCAAGCAGCAGGTTGCTGACAACCTCGCAATCGACGTTGATTAATGGATCAATGATTGCCAGGTGTGGGTGTTCCCTGCACCTGGCTTGTTTTGCTCCAAGCATCGCAGGGAAGATATCGGTCGATGCACGGTGAATTTTTCTGGAGGACTTGCTCATGCGCAAAAACAACATCAGCTATGCAAAGTACGGGTATCTATTTTCCATCCCTTTCGTGCTTGCCTTTCTTATCTTTAATCTGTATCCGACGATTTATACCGTTGTTATTGGCTTCACCGACCTTAGGGGACTGGGCCGTACAACCTTCAAGTTCTTGGAAGATCCGTTCCAGAATTATAAAAGCATCCTCAATAACGCAACCTTTTTACGTTCACTGCAAACAACCTTCATTATTTGGATTTTCAACTTTATTCCCCAGGTTCTCTTGGCTCTGTTGTTGACTGCATGGTTCACCAATAGAAGACTGAAGGTTAAGGCACAGGGCTTGTTCAAGGTATTGATCTACATGCCGAATATCATTACCGCTGCAACTATCGCCATCCTGTTCAATTCCCTTACGGGTTATCCCAAGGGGCCGATCAATGACTTACTGATGAAAATAGGCATCTTGGATGCACCATCGAATTTTCACGTGCAGAGTGGAACTGCCCGTGGGGTGGTATCCTTTATCCAGTTCTGGATGTGGTATGGCCACTCCATGATTATCCTGATCGCTGGTGTGTTGGGCATCAATCCAACGCTGTTTGAGGCTGCGGAGGTGGATGGGGCGACACCTTCCCAGATTTTCTTCAAGATAACA is from uncultured Sphaerochaeta sp. and encodes:
- a CDS encoding sugar ABC transporter permease, whose protein sequence is MRKNNISYAKYGYLFSIPFVLAFLIFNLYPTIYTVVIGFTDLRGLGRTTFKFLEDPFQNYKSILNNATFLRSLQTTFIIWIFNFIPQVLLALLLTAWFTNRRLKVKAQGLFKVLIYMPNIITAATIAILFNSLTGYPKGPINDLLMKIGILDAPSNFHVQSGTARGVVSFIQFWMWYGHSMIILIAGVLGINPTLFEAAEVDGATPSQIFFKITLPRLKTILLYVLVTGLIGGIQMFDIPRLFLWGGPDNATLTSSVFIYNQAFAGSYLYNRASAASMIVFIIILVLSGIMFYTMRDRAEIKLRKFEKNRLKEEKRMGAVR